In Arenicella xantha, the genomic window ATATAAAAAGAAATGCCCAAGAACAGAATACCCAAAGACAGAATCAAAGTGATTAAGCTCGCCAGCCCAACAACTTAGTATTTCCTGACTTTCCATTTCTATTAAAGTATATAAATCCATGCTCTACGTACGCCTAACGCCAAGCCAAGGGGCGGCGCGAAGCAGCCGTCCCGCGGAGCCAACTTGTTGGCGGAGTGAACTTTGACGCCTTGTTATATGCCATGCTCAATACTTCAACAGAAATCCAATATAGCTAATATCATATTTTCCGGAATACCAAGTGGTAAAGGAATAGATGAAAAAAAACCCATCCCAAATGGATATGAATATAACTAGGTATTTTATACCTTTATGAAACCCGAATATTAGTGCGGACTGTTCAGGATAATACGGGTTGTATCTAATGGTTATCGCGGGATTGTACTGGGCTCTGCTCAGGATAGCGCTTACCTCATCATAATTTGAGCTGCCTTTAAGCCCGTATCCAATACGACTGTTGATGTATGTCTTCCCATTTACTGCATATTGATACTCTATCAATTTTCTAAAGTCTGCGTTACCGCCTTTTTTGAGCCTAAGCCTATCGGCGCTTTTGATAACTTTACCTTCAACCGTTGCCCATCTGCTAGCACGATAAGAGTTCATGCAAGACCAAACACAATAGGACGTAAAAAATATTACGCCGATAAGGAAAAATGAAAAAATACCGCCCATTATGGAACTCGAAATATCATCGACGAATATAACGCTAAGCCAAGGGGCGGCGCGGAGCAGCCGTCCCGCGCAGCCAACTTGTTGGCGGAGTGAACTTTGACGCCTTGTTATGTGTTTTCATCTAATGTCGTAGTTAGTCTACAAGCATTATTCTTGTAAAAACCAGGTTCAACCTCAACAGAGAAAAGGCGCAGCCTTTTCCCTACAGAAAATTTTTTAGAGAGATTACATCCATCTTGTCGAATTGACTCAACTCTTTTTGTTTTACGTTTATTGTCTTCTGCCTCTTCAACTTTTTTCAATTTTCTAATGCCATATCTAACTAGGACAACCTGGTCTCCCGCAACGATATTAGTTGGCTGATAATTATCAACAGCATCAATGTCTTCACCGTAACGATACACAACGCTTTCTACGGTTACATTGTAAGCGTCTTGATACTCTTGACTTTCTGAATCGACGGCCACTATAGCAACTAGATCATAATGCCGTTGGAAATCCTCTTCTAGAAGACCTGCATGTACTGCACAATTACTTACAAGAAGAAAAATAGAAACTGTTGCCTGCCTCATATACACATAACGCTAAGCCAAGGGGCGCGCGTCGTCTGCGCGTCCGAACGAACGCAGTGAGTGAAAGTGTTTTGCCTTGTTAGGTGTCTGTAACATTATTAACTGTCCATGGAAATCATACTTAAAAACTCTTCTTCGTTTTTAGCTAATGTTTCTTGTTGTTGTGTGACAGGGTCCACTTTAAAAATATACCCGCCACAATGGCGAAGATAAAAATGACCATTATCATCAACAGCAACCATATACGACTCCTTACCTTTCCACCATTCTGCTTGAAATGGTCTTCTATCTTCTTGGCGAAGTAAGCATGCTAATTTCATTTCTGTACCGTTGAAATTAATTACACGTTTAATACCAAGGTTCTTGATAGCATTCTCTAATTGCTTCGGATTCATGCTTGTACACCTAACGCTAAGCCAAGGGGCGGCGCGAAGCAGCCGTCCCGCGGAGCCAACTTGCTGGCGGAGTGAACTTTGACGCCTTGTTAGGTGGTGTGACTTTTTCAATGACTTGATGCACTTCCTTTTGCCTCCAGAGAACAAGAACCATTTCTTTCGTTTACAAAGCCAGACTATCAGAATTCGTTTAGTGATAAAAATGCTGTTCGACCAAATCGATATAAATACTTAACTTACAACGATGAATCAATTTTCGAGACTGCCTCACTCGCGGAAATTGGCACCGACAAAAAACTTATTATCAACGACCGTTCTAACTAAATAGACAGGACACACCTAACGCTAAGCCAAGGGGCGGCGCGAAGCAGCCGTCCCGCGGAGCCAACTTGTTGGCGGAGTGAACTTTGACAACTTGTTATGTTTCATGCGCTTACTTTAATCAGGAGCACTAATTCTAAAGTTTACATCACTGATTTTTTCTCTATCGCTTTGCGATAGCCCAATAAATTCAGGGAAAACAGCGGCTTCATTGATTGCTGCAACAATAGCGATATCAAACGCTTCATTACCACTAGCTTTGATAATTCTAATTGCCTCTATGGAAAAGTCTTTTTTCAACTTAATATTTACCTCGCAAACTATTTTCTCTTCGAGGTTTTCTTCAGCGAACTCCAATGCTCTAGAGATTTTGTCGTGATACACCGATCCACACTCAGCCAGTGAAACACAAGGCTCAATATTATTGGCACTCACAGGAGAAAGCAAAATAATCATTATCGCGAAGACGTACAATTTCAATTTCATATCGATATCTCAGTAAACATAACGCCTAGCCAAGGGGCGGGCTGACAAGCCCGTCCCGCGGAGCAGCTTGCTGCGGAGTGAACTTTGGCGACTTGTTAGTTGCTGAGAGGATCTTTCCGCAACCACGTTGAAGAACGAAGCCGCTACTTTCTGAAACCCAGAAACCATAAGAGCCAAAACTCTATAGCGAAGCCCGATACCAGCAGAGCCAAGAAGCCTCTTCTCTGCGACCGATGCTTGCGAAATTTTGAACGCATAATTAATAGAATTCATGTTTGTCCTTTTATCCTCGAACTCTAAGCCAGGCATTTCCAATTTGGCTAAAAGCAATTAACTATTCGATTAAACGACTCTTGGCACTGAAATGCAACTAACGCCTTTGCAAGGGGCGCGTTGAAAACGCGTCCCGCGCAGTGAGCACAGCGAACGCAGCATTTCTTGCAAACTTGTTATATAGCATCGTTCTTCCGAACATTTCCACCGAAGACTTTTACTAATTCTTCAGTGGCCTCTAGGCCGCCAGAAGGCCATGACAGTTGTTCAAAATTCAGTTTTCCCGAAGCCTCAGACAAAAACTCTAAAGACTGATATTCGATGGCAGAGCTACTAATCGCATCTACCCACGACATGAAATCCCATTCTTCTTCAACGGTATCTCCTAGATCTAGCCTAACAAATTTCTTTTGCGCGAATTTAGGAAAAGCTAACCAGAGTTTATCTGCGTCAAAACGCTTTTCAGATTTAGAAATTTTAACAAGATCAAAACACTTAACAAATTCATCTTTAGCGTGTTCAGGGATATTAGAGAATTCAATTACTGGCATGGTCTTAGCCTATATAACGCCCTTAAAACGGGCGCGCGTCTTCTGCGCGTCCGAGCGAACGCAGAGAGCGTAAGTTTTTGAGCTTGTTATGTTTCATTTTCAAGCCAAGCTATTTCTTAAATTCATTTTTTTGAACTTCCAAAAGAGTAGTTCCAAGTTTGTACAAGCCTTGAAGGCCTCGTTTTTCGGTATCGTATGAGGGCGACCAAAAACAGGCTTTTGAATAAGCAAAACCTCGATCTGTCTCTAGGCACCAATTGGAACCGTCAAGCCCCATTGCGCTATCTTTCAAGTTATATTCTAGTGCCTTATCATAGAGAGCATATAAATCATCATATTCAGAACCAGAGATCTCTTTTGTTTGAATCGATTTTTCGTCTTCAAAAACTATAAAGCTCTTCTCGGGTTTTTCTCTTTTACATAATTTAAAGACAGACTCGTCTTTAAAAGATGGCGAAATAGATAGCGTGAATATCTTACCACCCTTGCTCCAGCGATCACTACAACGTTTAACTTCACTGCCAGCTTCAGCTATAGAACTAGCGACTAGGGATACTAAAAGAAT contains:
- a CDS encoding DUF3592 domain-containing protein codes for the protein MGGIFSFFLIGVIFFTSYCVWSCMNSYRASRWATVEGKVIKSADRLRLKKGGNADFRKLIEYQYAVNGKTYINSRIGYGLKGSSNYDEVSAILSRAQYNPAITIRYNPYYPEQSALIFGFHKGIKYLVIFISIWDGFFFIYSFTTWYSGKYDISYIGFLLKY
- a CDS encoding TonB C-terminal domain-containing protein, whose translation is MIILLSPVSANNIEPCVSLAECGSVYHDKISRALEFAEENLEEKIVCEVNIKLKKDFSIEAIRIIKASGNEAFDIAIVAAINEAAVFPEFIGLSQSDREKISDVNFRISAPD